From the genome of Brassica oleracea var. oleracea cultivar TO1000 chromosome C4, BOL, whole genome shotgun sequence:
GTGTTTGCAGTATTGGTGGAATAATATGATTTTACAGTTTGAAGAAAAATAATCTTATAATTTTAGCAGAAAATATGATATTTAAAGTTTTGTTGGAAAATAAAATATGGGATAATATGGTAAATGATTTTCATCAAAATTTGTTTAATCTAATTTTTTAGTGTTTTTGGGCTTCCCAATAACCATGTGGTTTCAATCTATCAAAGCCATTTTTACGAAGAAAATTAAATTTACTTATTTAAATCCACGCCCAATAGACATATCTATAACTAGTCTATTATAATTTGGATACGGTCTGCCTATGGTCATCCTGCCCTTTTGACATCCCTAAACGATACACATATATGTATTTCAACACAATATCCTCATATATTCTTGAAAAAATTACTTTCTAAGACACATTGGGTCAAAAGAACACTTTCTTATGCTCCTTTGTTTGAATTGCCCTTTAACTAGAGAGAAAGTATTATAACATGTGTCAAAATTATCTTCAATATTCTCTAAAATTATTCTATTTAACTTTTACCTTTTGGTTTCATATTTTATAATTTCATAAACTTAATCTTGCCTCAATCTGTCATCAACTTCATCTCTCATCTTCCACATCCTTTGAATCTTCTTCTTCGTTAAATTTGCAGATTTTTTTTTAATAATTCTGAATCACTAATTTTTGTTGTCGCGTCTTTATAGTTTTCCATTTTATTTTTTTTAATCTAAAAATTCATGGAAACCTCATATTGGGAGCTAAGAAAAATCTATTCTAAAATCTCAGGTTGGAAAATTCCAGATCTTTACTGACGAATACATCCAAGGTTTACTTCTAATTGAACTATGAGAATTTCATATACAGATTTTTCCCCCCCTCTTTTATGCTTATTTTTAATTGATATACAAGAAAATAAGAAATAAATAATTTTTTTGATTTTCTTCTTAAGCAGACAGTGAAGCCGATGTCTCTCCTACAACATTTAATTCACATGTCGCCCATGCTTTTCATATCCAGAAATTTTCATGTCCAACAATCTCTTTGATGATGAAGAAGATAGATCCAGTGGAGGCTGCGGTGGTTATGGAGGAGAAGATGGTTACGAAGATGGAAAACGTGAGGGTAGATACAAGAGACTCGTGGATACAATGGTGGTGGATGTGGTTATTCGAAAGGTGGAGTTGGTGGTGGTACGGTGGAGGTGGTTGTAGATACCGGAGTGGAGGTTATGGTGTTATTGATACAGAGGTGGTAGTGTATACAAAGGTTGATACGTTTGGAAACTTTGTTGATGAAACTTCGTTCACAAACTTCATTCATACAATCTCATCCCTGGAACTCTGTTGAAAAAAGCTTTAGTTAGAATTTTTTGGTCCATTTGAAATTAGTTATTGTCCTTTTGATGATAAATTTACTATATATGAAAGAAAAGCTTGATCATCTTTTTTATGAAAATGATGAACTTAACCCACTAAAATCATCCACAAGACTTTGTCCACGAAATCCCGTCTACGAACCTCTTGTAAGATTAAAAACCTTGTCCACGAGAATTCGTCTACGAAATCTCGTCCACAAGTTCACATATCTTCCATCCACGACTGCACCATCCATATATATATATATATATATATATATTATAAATTTTACAAGAAATATATACATTATGGATATCAAAATGTACAAGAGAAAAAATCATAATTTGTTTTACGCATAAATATAAAATTTATACATTATAATTTGTAATAATGACTAATAAAATATGTTGGAAAAATACAAAACCAATTAATATGTCAACTAAACTAATAAAACATCTAATAAGCTCCCTTTATGATTTCCTTACTGTAATCAATCTTGTTTCTTCAGCAGAAGGGTATTATGGTCTCAATATTGCATCGAAATCAGCAATTGTGTCTTACAAACATAAAGTGTCTAATTGAGTAAGAAGAAAGACAAATGTGTCAAAATATGTAACTCTCTCTAAATTCTTCTTATTGCTTACAAAGTATTTGGGTCTTGACAGAGAATCTATCCACGCTACAAAGTGCAACAACTTCCTTAATTCCAAAACTTGATTCATATGAACGCTTGTTTCTATCCTGGCTTGTCAGAGATATTGTAACATAAAAATCTCAATTGGTGACAACTCGTCCTGTAAGTATATTGTTTAAGGGTGAAGTCTTAGGTTCGAGGAACGCCAAGCGCATCAATAACCTACATAGAGGAGTCAGTGAGGGCTCAAATGTGAGGGGTTAGGGTCGATGCCCTGTAGGGCTGTGAACCGCGGTCCGAGTGAGCGGGACGGGTTGTCACAGATTCCTTGTTTGGCAAGTTTTTAGTTTAGCTACTTGATGATTGTAGTGACTATAATGTTGCTTGCTTTGTAGAGGCGTGCTCATCCAAATATGGCGTAACTCACATGTGCCACAGTGTTCTAAAACAATAGAGTATGTGGAGACAAAAAAATAACGCCCGAGCACGGCCAAGAGCGAAGCCGGAAAGCTTGCAACACACATCTTAACGAATGCAACAATTCTCAAGAAGCTCACTCAAAGGATAGCAAATCGCTCTTTTGTAGAGATGAAGATGGGATCAAGTGCTAACTTAAAAAAAAATCAAAACTTTACATGAACTACTCTTCGATGGAGAAATTCATTTGGTCTTGATCAAGATGTAAATAAAGGTAAAATTCATTTGGTCTTGGAATTCAAATTCGTGGAGACATTTCATATTTTCTTTGGGGCTAGATTCGTTGTTGAAGTGCCAAGTCGATTCATAGATTGATCCAAATTCAATTGACTTGAAACTATAGTTGATAAGTAGTGGCTGTAACAATCATTGATCGTTCTTCTCCAATGGCATAGACCAGGTTATATGTAGGTACGACCTGTTAACCAAATCCTTTATCTTACTTCATAACCAAACCAAACAAAATCGGATAAATCATCTTCAGTCATTTACATTTTAGACCAATTAATTTGTTTTTATGTAACTTTGAGTTAGACCAAATCAAAGTGTAACGACCCTAATTCTGTATTAGTCATGAGTTGGTTTGTTTCAAATATTTGGTTTAACTAAACCGGCAGCGTTGGTATAATTAATTAGTGGACCAACCAAGTGTGCTTACCTAATTATATATAGCACGTATTCTCTTCTTTCTTGGGGGCCGTCAAACATCGTGGAGAGTGTGAGGGCTCATGATGCATCGTCATTCTCCTCCCCCATGTCTTATGTCGATGTGGATATTTGTTTTCACCACCACCACTCGTCGTTCTTTACAGAACCGGGACCATCGCCGTCATACCGCATCACCAGTTCACCACTCCAACGACACCATCCATGCCGCTGTCGTTAGCCGGAGCCACAGCCGTAACTGTCAACCACTGTTATGTGCCACCATGGGCCGCGGGTCATCGGAGGGGCACTTGTCACCGGAGTCATCGCAAGTCTCATTAAGTCTCCATCAGTTTTCGGGTGTAGTCATCTCGTACGTACCAGTTCCGTAATATAAATTAAGAACGTGACCGAGCCGAAAGGGAGAGAAGGCACATGGAAATGGATCCATCGTCTCACCACCACCTGGCACCAACCACCATCATCACTTGTTATCTAAAAGCCGTGTAGCTAAGTGTTCTTCCTTCTTACTTGAGCTACAAGCAACCTTCATGGCATATAATTAACTTTAATCGTGCCATGCCATGCGCAGGAAGAAACATGGAACTTTAGGTGTGAATTATTGATAAATAATTCATGCTAATATAATGCCTAGACCGAGAGACATATTAGTTTTGGGTATTTCCTGATCCATTTCCAATATTGGCTAAGGTGAGGATCTTTTCTCGAATTTCTCTTGCACGGCTTAGGACCTTGAATAAGTATAATTTATTTCTAATGTGTTTCCGTCTGTGTGAAATCGAGTCTGTTATTGCTTGTTTAGTTTTTAGGTTTTTTGCTTAAACCGGAACTAGGGTGTTAGCTTGGTTCGAAAAAGCGAGAGTTTTTGTCGCCATGGCGCTAAGGCGCCCAAGGCGATGCCCTCAACGCTTAGGGACACCCTTGCCAGGCGAGGTACATAGATCCCTAGCTTTTCTCGCTTTTTCCTGGCTTTTGCAATATCCATAGAGCGCTAAAAGCGGCATTTAGTTGTCCCTACACAAAAAAAGAAGATTTGCTTAAAAATGTACACTTANNNNNNNNNNNNNNNNNNNNNNNNNNNNNNNNNNNNNNNNNNNNNNNNNNNNNNNNNNNNNNNNNNNNNNNNNNNNNNNNNNNNNNNNNNNNNNNNNNNNNNNNNNNNNNNNNNNNNNNNNNNNNNNNNNNNNNNNNNNNNNNNNNNNNNNNNNNNNNNNNNNNNNNNNNNNNNNNNNNNNNNNNNNNNNNNNNNNNNNNNNNNNNNNNNNNNNNNNNNNNNNNNNNNNNNNNNNNNNNNNNNNNNNNNNNNNNNNNNNNNNNNNNNNNNNNNNNNNNNNNNNNNNNNNNNNNNNNNNNNNNNNNNNNNNNNNNNNNNNNNNNNNNNNNNNNNNNNNNNNNNNNNNNNNNNNNNNNNNNNNNNNNNNNNNNNNNNNNNNNNNNNNNNNNNNNNNNNNNNNNNNNNNNNNNNNNNNNNNNNNNNNNNNNNNNNNNNNNNNNNNNNNNNNNNNNNNNNNNNNNNNNNNNNNNNNNNNNNNNNNNNNNNNNNNNNNNNNNNNNNNNNNNNNNNNNNNNNNNNNNNNNNNNNNNNNNNNNNNNNNNNNNNNNNNNNNNNNNNNNNNNNNNNNNNNNNNNNNNNNNNNNNNNNNNNNNNNNNNNNNNNNNNNNNNNNNNNNNNNNNNNNNNNNNNNNNNNNNNNNNNNNNNNNNNNNNNNNNNNNNNNNNNNNNNNNNNNNNNNNNNNNNNNNNNNNNNNNNNNNNNNNNNNNNNNNNNNNNNNNNNNNNNNNNNNNNNNNNNNNNNNNNNNNNNNNNNNNNNNNNNNNNNNNNNNNNNNNNNNNNNNNNNNNNNNNNNNNNNNNNNNNNNNNNNNNNNNNNNNNNNNNNNNNNNNNNNNNNNNNNNNNNNNNNNNNNNNNNNNNNNNNNNNNNNNNNNNNNNNNNNNNNNNNNNNNNNNNNNNNNNNNNNNNNNNNNNNNNNNNNNNNNNNNNNNNNNNNNNNNNNNNNNNNNNNNNNNNNNNNNNNNNNNNNNNNNNNNNNNNNNNNNNNNNNNNNNNNNNNNNNNNNNNNNNNNNNNNNNNNNNNNNNNNNNNNNNNNNNNNNNNNNNNNNNNNNNNNNNNNNNNNNNNNNNNNNNNNNNNNNNNNNNNNNNNNNNNNNNNNNNNNNNNNNNNNNNNNNNNNNNNNNNNNNNNNNNNNNNNNNNNNNNNNNNNNNNNNNNNNNNNNNNNNNNNNNNNNNNNNNNNNNNNNNNNNNNNNNNNNNNNNNNNNNNNNNNNNNNNNNNNNNNNNNNNNNNNNNNNNNNNNNNNNNNNNNNNNNNNNNNNNNNNNNNNNNNNNNNNNNNNNNNNNNNNNNNNNNNNNNNNNNNNNNNNNNNNNNNNNNNNNNNNNNNNNNNNNNNNNNNNNNNNNNNNNNNNNNNNNNNNNNNNNNNNNNNNNNNNNNNNNNNNNNNNNNNNNNNNNNNNNNNNNNNNNNNNNNNNNNNNNNNNNNNNNNNNNNNNNNNNNNNNNNNNNNNNNNNNNNNNNNNNNNNNNNNNNNNNNNNNNNNNNNNNNNNNNNNNNNNNNNNNNNNNNNNNNNNNNNNNNNNNNNNNNNNNNNNNNNNNNNNNNNNNNNNNNNNNNNNNNNNNNNNNNNNNNNNNNNNNNNNNNNNNNNNNNNNNNNNNNNNNNNNNNNNNNNNNNNNNNNNNNNNNNNNNNNNNNNNNNNNNNNNNNNNNNNNNNNNNNNNNNNNNNNNNNNNNNNNNNNNNNNNNNNNNNNNNNNNNNNNNNNNNNNNNNNNNNNNNNNNTGTTAGTGGGCAGCGAGTGTGCACCTCGCTAGGACTGTTGTGTGATCTTTGGGTACTTTAGGTACCGTGTTTGCAACGTGTTAGGATTAAATTATATTTATTCGGAGTGCTCTGTCCGGGTCCATGGACTTCGGGTTTAGTATCCCATACCTCACTGAGTGACTTCCCCGTTACTCACCCCTCATTTGCCCCTTGCAGGTGAGACAGATGAGTATATGATATTTGGACGGATTTGGTGTTACTGGGCTTTTTATTCGGATTTTTTATTTTGGTATAGAGTGAGTGGAGTCGTGTATATGGGCTATTGTGTTATGAGATATTGTTGGTGGCACGTTGTTCTCCAGATAGGAGGTGACGGGTGTCACAATTTGGTATCAGAGCGGGATTCCGTCCCGGCCTCGACCCGGGATGGCGATTAGGGGATTCGGTTTTCTACGTTTTAAAAAAAATGTATAAAATAATTTATATATATATAATAAAAAAAAATGTTTGCGAAGTTCTTTTAGCACTATTCTGTCCAGTAACTACTAACTCAAATGTCTCTTTTTCTATGACGATGAGTAAAATCATCGTCATTCATCCTTCGACTAACATGGTTCTAGCCAGATGTTCAGCAGCAGATGTGTGATGTCTCAGTTCATCAGTTTTCTCAGGCGTTATCAGTTTCTTCGGTCATGATTCCGAGATTATCCATGAGTGGATATGTGGCGTTTCTGCTTACACCCTACTTCAAGAAAATCGTTCCACGAGTTTTTGTTACTGGAGATTACGTGATATGAGGTGTGAGCCATTGGTTGGCATGTGTTGTTTTTGTGTACGAGTATGTTGACTATTTTGGAGGTATATTTGGTTTGTGAACTCGTGGAGATCGCTTTTGAATTGGGGTGCAGCAGCTTGCGTTGTGTTGATATTGGAGTTGGTTTTGTTTGCCAATTGTTGGCATTGTTGATTGTTTCAGAGATGTGTCAGTTCAAACAGCTAGCATGGGACATGGGAGCTATTTATATTCATTGCAGTGTACACTTATGCTCGGAGGACTGATTTTTTTTGGGGACTCGTCAGAGATGGAGCTACGGTTTCACGATATCATCCTTGGAATGGATTGGCTGTCACGACATCTAGTAGTGTTGGATTGCCTGAGGGCAAGAGTTGATATTGCTGGAGCTGATGGGAGTTTCTACTGCATGCATGCTACATGCTCAGGAGTTGATATAAGAGCAGAGGGATTTTTGGCGACCATTTTGATGCTTAAGAATGATAAACAGTATGAGCTGCAGGATCATTCAGATATTACAAAGTATGTGGATGTATTTGAGGCCTTTGGAAGGGCTATCACCAGCAAGAGGAGTCTTTCTTACGAACGGGGTTGAGTCAGGGACATCACTAGTTTCACGATCTCTATATCGATTAGCGGCAGCAAAGATGACCGAGCTGAAAGAGCAGATGGAAGACTTATCGGATAAGGATTTTATCAGACTGAGTATTTCACCATGGGAACCACCAGTGTTGTTGCGATAGAGAAGGATGGGATTTCAGAATTTTTATTGACTGCAGAGGTTTGAACAAGTGACCATTAAAGATAAGTGTCGTTTCCGCATATTGATGATTTGTTGTATTAGTTGCATGGAGGTTCATGGTTCTTGAAGATTGACTTGGCATCAGTATACCTTCAGATTGCTATAGCTGAGGAGTATTTACGGATGTGGATTTTGTATATGTTATGGATATTATGAATTGTAGTGATACCACTTAGCTCAACAAAGGCACCGTTAGCATTCGTGAAGCTTATGAATAACGTTTTTGTAAACACTTGGATAAGTGCGCAATTGTATTCATCGAGGACATCCTGATTTATTCTTGGAGCAGAGAGGAGCATGTTGAGCAGTCACGGATTGTGTTAGGTAAGCTTGGAGAGCATAAATTGGTTGCTAACGGAGTAGGTGTAGTTTCTGGAAAAGGGGAAAAAAATTGGATTTTTGGGTCATGTGGTTTTCAGAAGCAGGAGTTGCTAGAGATTCGGAAAAGATTACTACACTTTCAGAGTGATTGAAGCCTAAGATGTATATAGTATGAAGTGTTAATATCATAGGCCTAGAGTGGAAAAAAAAAAAAGATGTAGCTACATTGTGTCTATGTCATACTTGTCAGATGGTTAAAACAGAACATCAAATATTTATGGGATTATTACACAATTTACTTCTTACAGATTGGAAATGGGATATGTCGATTGTGGGTTTCCTCATTGGACTATGGAAGTCAATTTTCATGAAGATTAATGTATGAGCGAACATGGACCGTCTCGCTAAGTTAAACTCGAGAGGGCATCCTCAGGACTTGTGCCTAGCTCGCGGGAGAAAAAAGAAATTGAGGAAAGCTTCTACCGCTGGAATAGTTCATGTACAGTAACAGTTATCACTGGGGCATTCAGATATCACTTCAGGAGGCTCTTTATGGAAGATCATTCGCACAAATGCTAGACCAAAGTGGGGAAGCACTATGACGTATAGCAACCAATGGTTTAAAGGACATTAAAGCAAATAGAAATGCTCAATAACCACCTAAAGGAAGTTAAGGAAGTTGATGGCTAAAAAAAAAAATGCAGTTAATACTGGAGTTGGAAGTTCAGTTGGATAATTTAGTGTACCTGAAAATGAAGACATTTCAGAGAGGATCTAAGATTCGGGAGCTAAGTAAGCTTAAACCTAAATATATGTGACTGTACCCCCTTTGTGGAGCAATGGTTTGTAGATTGCAGTTATCAGCAAATTTGTCAGAATTCCATGACGGGTTAGTATTGAGGAAGGTCGTGAGAAAGCCAGAGTTTATTTTGCAGCAGCTACGACGCGATCTCGGTAAAAAAAAAAACAAAATTTGTATGCACATATTCAGTCAGTTGAGATTTTGGATTAACAAGAAAAATCGGTTTAGGAAATGATGACCATGTTCGTCAAAGTTTGTTAAGAGAGAGAAACAAGATCCAGGAGGAGATCCGCGAGACCGAGATTCATAAGATGATTACCTATCGAGAGCTTTCTCAGGATGGTATTAGATACCAGGCTCATGATTTGAAATTCGAGGACGAATTCCATTTAAGTGGGGAAGAATTGTAACGACCCTAATTCTGTATTAGTCATGAGTTGGTTTGTTTCAAATATTTGGTTTAACTAAACCGGCAGCGTTGGTATAATTAATTAGTGGACCAACCAAGTGTGCTTACCTAATTATATATAACACGTATTCTCTTCTTTCTTGGGGGCCGTCAAACATCGTGGAGAGTGTGAGGGCTCATGATGCATCGTCATTCTCCTCCCCCATGTCTTATGTCGATGTGGAGATTTGTTTTCACCACCACCACTCGTCGTTCTTTACAGAACCGGGACCATCGCCGTCATACCGCATCACCAGTTCACCACTCCAACGACACCATCCATGCCGCTGTCGTTAGCCGGAGCCACAGCCGTAACTGTCAACCACTGTTATGTGCCACCATGGGCCGCGGGTCATCGGAGGGGCACTTGTCACCGGAGTCATCGCAAGTCTCATTAAGTCTCCATCAGTTTTCGGGTGTAGTCATCTCGTACGTACCAGTTCCGTAATATAAATTAAGAACGTGACCGAGCCGAAAGGGAGAGAAGGCACATGGAAATGGATCCATCGTCTCACCACCACCTGGCACCAACCACCATCATCACTTGTTATCTAAAAGCCGTGTAGCTAAGTGTTCTTCCTTCTTACTTGAGCTACAAGCAACCTTCATGGCATATAATTAACTTTAATCGTGCCATGCCATGCGCAGGAAGAAACATGGAACTTTAGGTGTGAATTATTGATAAATAATTCATGCTAATATAATGCCTAGACCGAGAGACATATTAGTTTTGGGTATTTCCTGATCCATTTCCAATATTGGCTAAGGTGAGGATCTTTTCTCGAATTTCTCTTGCACGGCTTAGGACCTTGAATAAGTATAATTTATTTCTAATGTGTTTCCGTCTACGTGAAATCGAGTCTGTTATTGCTTGTTTAGTTTTTAGGTTTTTTGCTTAAACCGGAACTAGGGTGTTAGCTTGGTTCGAAAAAGCGAGAGTTTTTGTCGCCATGGCGCTAAGGCGCCCAAGGCGATGCCCTCAACGCTTAGGGACACCCTTGCCAGGCGAGGTACATAGATCCCTAGCTTTTCTCGCTTTTTCCTGGCTTTTGCAATATCCATAGAGCGCTAAAAGCGGCATTTAGTTGTCCCTACACAAAAAAAGAAGATTTGCTTAAAAATGTACACTTANNNNNNNNNNNNNNNNNNNNNNNNNNNNNNNNNNNNNNNNNNNNNNNNNNNNNNNNNNNNNNNNNNNNNNNNNNNNCAGCTATAGTCGACCGGTTGACGCGTAACCCAGGAGGTCGATAAATCGTCTACGGGCGTGTGTTACCGAGCACTTGTTCGGTGTGTGTATGAACCGAGCACCTTTTCGGTAGTGTTTTGGCCTGTTAGTGGGCAGCGAGTGTGCACCTCGCTAGGACTGTTGTGTGATCTTTGGGTACTTTAGGTACCGTGTTTGCAACGTGTTAGGATTAAATTATATTTATTCGGAGTGCTCTGTCCGGGTCCATGGACTTCGGGTTTAGTATCCCATACCTCACTGAGTGACTTCCCCGTTACTCACCCCTCATTTGCCCCTTGCAGGTGAGACAGATGAGTATATGATATTTGGACGGATTTGGTGCTACTGGGCTTTTTATTCGGATTTTTTATTTGGGTATAGAGTGAGTGGAGTCGTGTATATGGGCTATTGTGTTATGAGATATTGTTGGTGGCACGCTGTTCTCCAGATAGGAGGTGACGGGTGTCACACAAAGCCTCCAAAATTTGGAATCGAATAGACCCAAAAACGTGGAATCTTCTTCTTCCTCATCCCACAGCTCTCGTAACGCCACCTAAGTTTCACTCAACCTTCCCGGCGAGTTATCTGGAGACAACACAATGTTCTCGGAAACTAGGATTTCCTTAACTCGCTGGACGATGGGTCCGTTTGTTGTCCTTATCAGGGACCATACGAGCCACCCTGTTTCTCTTTCCTTTTACCTCTCTTGGATCTGTTCTTGTACAATCCGGCCGTTAGATTAATCAAGAAGCAGCCGTTACTACCGTCAGCTTTATTAGGCGCGATTGCAACAACTGTAGCTTATGGCCGTGGAGTTCACCGTCTTGTTTTGCATCACTGTGACGATTTGGGTGTGTTACTCCCCAAGAACGCCGTCGATTTCAGCTGAGAGAAGCTTTGTACAAGTCACGGGTGGTAAATGGCACGTGCCCTTTCCGTCATCTTTAACGAAGTCTACCGTTACGGATTTCAAAACACTTTTAAATCATTGGATTTTCTCGGGGAAGCTAAAACTATACTACATAACTAACTACCTTTTTGGCATTTTGGAGAATATGATGATGGGAGTTAAATCCGACGTGACACGTGTATTTCCATCCCAATCGAAGGGTATAATTCTGAAGAAACCCGTAGGGTCAAAATCGTCCAGAAAATCTCTGCGTCCTCTACTGGCTATATTCTGTTGCAGACTCTTTTCATTTCGAGTTTACCCGCTTCGTCTCTCTGAGCGAGTTTTTCCGATCAACGTTTGGAGGTCTCAGGAGGCATCGATTTACTCTCGCTACGTCTCTGTCTTGTTCGTTCGATTATACACTCTGTTCTTCTCTCTGAGCAAGCTCCATTCGAATTTTCCCGATTCAGGTGATTTTTGGAGGACTCAAGGCATCTTCTGGTTCGCAGGTACGATCGATTTTCTCTCGTTTTGTCTTCATCTTGTTGAAAACTAATCGCTTGTTCGTTCGTTCGATTCTACTCTCGTTCTGGTGCCTCTTCTCTCTGAGAAGTTTTCAGTCGAGTTTTTCCGATCAGATTCTCTGTCAAATCTTTCAGGTGATTTTTCGAGGTCACAAGTCATCTTCTGGATCGTTGGTACGATCGATTTACTCTCTGCCTTGGTGAAACCTGATGGCTTCTCTCTGAGACGTTTTCAGTCGGTTTTTTTCCGATCAGGTTCTCCGTCCAACCTTTTCAGTCAATTTTTGGAGGTTTCAAGGCATCTTTTTGGTTTGAAGGTACGATCGATTCGTCTCTG
Proteins encoded in this window:
- the LOC106337072 gene encoding uncharacterized protein LOC106337072 → MAVEFTVLFCITVTIWVCYSPRTPSISAERSFVQVTGGKWHVPFPSSLTKSTVTDFKTLLNHWIFSGKLKLYYITNYLFGILENMMMGVKSDVTRVFPSQSKGIILKKPVGSKSSRKSLRPLLAIFCCRLFSFRVYPLRLSERVFPINVWRSQEASIYSRYVSVLFVRLYTLFFSLSKLHSNFPDSGDFWRTQGIFWFAGDFSRSQVIFWIVGTIDLLSALVKPDGFSLRRFQSVFFRSGSPSNLFSQFLEVSRHLFGLKV